From Schizosaccharomyces pombe strain 972h- genome assembly, chromosome: II, the proteins below share one genomic window:
- the cyp3 gene encoding cyclophilin family peptidyl-prolyl cis-trans isomerase Cyp3, translating to MSTEPVVFMDIAIDGRLLGRIKIRLFSSIVPKTAENFRQFCTGETLGVNQKPIGYKNSTFHRIIQGFMIQGGDFVSGDGTGSATIFNSRTFPDENFTLKHDRPGLLSMANAGKDSNGCQFFITTVPCDFLDGKHVVFGEVIEGYDIVKEIESTPVGANSRPKSNVAIVECGEM from the exons TGTTGTTTTTATGGAT ATTGCTATTGATGGGAGATTATTAGGAAGGATCAAGATCCGGTTGTTTTCCAGTATAGTCCCGAA GACTGCTGAAAACTTCAG ACAATTTTGTACAGGAGAAACGCTTGGAGTTAATCAAAAACCGATCG gTTACAAAAATAGTACTTTTCATAGGATTATTCAAGGTTTTATGATACAAGGAGGTGATTTTGTGAGT GGAGATGGTACTGGCAGCGCGACCATTTTCAATTCACGTACATTTCCTGACGAAAATTTTACTCTCAAACATGATCGCCCTGGTTTACTGAGTATGGCTAATGCTGGGAAAGACTCAAATGGATGCCAATTCTTTATTACTACCGTTCCTTGCGATTTTTTGGACGGCAAACATGTCGTCTTTGGCGAAGTAATTGAGGGCTACGACAttgttaaagaaattgaatctACTCCTGTTGGAGCAAATTCACGACCCAAGTCAAACGTTGCGATAGTCGAATGTGGAGAAATGTAG